One Lacunisphaera limnophila DNA window includes the following coding sequences:
- a CDS encoding bile acid:sodium symporter family protein — translation MSRVLTLLTNAFPVWVVVLAALALVEPTWFTWFGGPWITWGLAVIMLGMGLTLTFDDFRSVTRLPKAVALGFVAQFTIMPFLGWSLGRLFALETPYAVGLILVACCPGGTASNVVTYLARANVCLSVVMTMCSTFAAVALTPLLTSWLAGALVEVDAWGMFRSTVQIVIAPVVIGVLVNRFAPRLVQRVQVGLPLVSVVVIALICASIIGGSAAAVQGAAWRLLGAVFGLHAGGFALGYLAARVLRFDQTIARTVSIEVGMQNSGLGVALARKHFADPLTAVPCAISSVFHSVIGSILAGWWRWRSRS, via the coding sequence ATGTCGCGCGTGCTCACCCTGCTCACGAACGCCTTCCCCGTCTGGGTCGTGGTCCTGGCCGCGCTCGCGTTGGTCGAACCCACGTGGTTCACTTGGTTCGGCGGCCCGTGGATCACCTGGGGCCTCGCCGTCATCATGCTGGGCATGGGGCTCACGCTGACCTTCGACGATTTCCGCAGTGTCACCCGCCTGCCCAAGGCCGTGGCCCTGGGCTTCGTCGCCCAATTCACGATCATGCCCTTCCTCGGCTGGAGCCTCGGCCGGCTCTTCGCCCTCGAGACCCCGTACGCCGTCGGCCTCATCCTCGTTGCCTGTTGCCCGGGTGGCACCGCCTCGAACGTCGTCACCTACCTGGCCCGGGCCAACGTCTGCCTCTCCGTCGTCATGACGATGTGCTCGACCTTTGCCGCCGTGGCGCTGACGCCCCTCCTCACCTCGTGGCTGGCCGGCGCGCTCGTCGAGGTGGATGCGTGGGGCATGTTCCGCTCCACCGTGCAGATCGTGATCGCGCCCGTCGTGATCGGCGTGCTCGTGAACCGCTTCGCCCCGCGCCTCGTGCAGCGCGTGCAGGTCGGCCTGCCGCTGGTGTCGGTCGTCGTCATCGCCCTGATCTGCGCCAGCATCATCGGCGGCAGCGCCGCCGCGGTGCAGGGTGCCGCGTGGCGGTTGCTCGGCGCGGTCTTCGGCCTCCATGCCGGCGGCTTCGCCCTCGGCTACCTCGCCGCGCGGGTGCTGCGCTTCGACCAGACCATCGCGCGCACCGTCTCCATCGAAGTCGGCATGCAGAACTCCGGCCTCGGCGTCGCCCTCGCCCGCAAGCATTTCGCCGACCCGCTGACCGCCGTCCCCTGCGCCATCTCGAGCGTCTTCCACTCCGTGATCGGCAGCATCCTCGCCGGCTGGTGGCGCTGGCGCAGCCGGAGCTGA
- a CDS encoding DUF2126 domain-containing protein has protein sequence MAIHVALNHRTSYKYDRPVTLGPQVIRLRPAPHCRTPILSYSLKLKPAKGHFLNWQQDAFGNYLARVVYPEKVTEFSVEVDVVAEMSVYNPFDFFLEPYAEKFPFTYEKKLATELAPFLRKNARKPKFGAFVAGIDLKPQRTIDFLVALNSAVNRLVSYVIRLEPGVQTPEKTLTLGSGSCRDSAWLLVNALRHCGLAARFVSGYLIQLKADQKSLDGPSGAETDFTDLHAWCEVYLPGAGWIGLDPTSGLLAGEGHIPLACSPEPSSAAAISGGVDECETEFDFAMAVTRVHESPRVTKPYTEEQWTKIEALGHQIDAELTKNDVRLTMGGEPTFISLDDPDGPEWNFVAASHRKRVLSGQLIKRLRTKFAPGALLHYGQGKWYPGEQLPRWALSAYWRKDGVPIWHDDSLIADESKNYGHGPKEAKELASRLARTLGVNPAHLIPGYEDAFYYTWKERRLPSNVTPEKTNLKDKLERERIARIFQEGLGTVVGYALPIKRATVGNQTGWMSGSWFLRDDETLWLIPGDSCMGLRLPLDSVPWVADKDYPWNWQQDPSATLGALPKETPHDRRRLAALRAGQRILSGGGAALPAGYGPGQRAQDPENLPPLPPPNLDPNRRPQPGESAPWIIRTALCVQPRDGRLHVFMPPVSTTEDYLDLISGIEATVTEMGVPVIIEGETPPKDPRLNKLAVTPDPGVIEVNMHPSKTWDELVERTTVLYEEARQTRLGTEKFMLDGRHSGTGGGNHIIIGGETPGDSPVLRRPDLLRSLLAYWQNHPSLSWLFSGLFIGPTSQAPRIDEARNDALYELEVAFKEMDRQLGTFNSVPPWMVDRLFRNLLTDATGNTHRSEFSIDKLYAPEGPTGRLGLVEMRAFEMPPHARMSLAQHLLLRGLVNKFWKEPYKNGLVRWGTDIHDRWMLPHFNKTDFNEVIRDLRLDGQPFEAGWFDPHFEFRFPRVGEFSVRDVKVELRAALEPWHVLGEEPGPGGTVRYVDSSLERLQVKATGLTGDRFVLTANGHRVPLHPTGVNGEGVAGVRYRAWQPPECLHPTIPSHAPVVFDLVDTWNKRSLGGCTYYVAHPGGRSYETFPVNSYEAESRRLARFQGIGHTPGGMRPAIPASTSRELPFTLDLRNP, from the coding sequence ATGGCCATTCACGTCGCGCTTAACCACCGGACCAGCTACAAATACGACCGCCCTGTCACCCTCGGGCCCCAAGTCATCCGGTTGCGCCCCGCCCCGCACTGCCGCACGCCCATCCTCAGCTACTCGCTGAAACTCAAGCCGGCCAAGGGCCACTTCCTCAACTGGCAGCAGGACGCCTTCGGCAACTACCTCGCCCGCGTCGTCTACCCGGAAAAGGTCACCGAGTTCTCCGTTGAGGTCGACGTTGTCGCCGAGATGTCGGTCTACAATCCCTTCGATTTCTTCCTCGAGCCCTACGCGGAAAAATTCCCGTTCACCTACGAGAAGAAACTCGCCACCGAGCTCGCCCCCTTCCTCCGCAAGAACGCCCGCAAGCCGAAGTTCGGCGCCTTCGTCGCCGGCATCGACCTCAAGCCCCAGCGCACGATCGATTTCCTCGTCGCCCTCAACAGCGCGGTCAACCGCCTCGTGAGCTACGTCATCCGCCTCGAGCCGGGCGTGCAGACCCCCGAGAAAACGCTCACCCTCGGCAGCGGCTCCTGCCGCGACTCCGCCTGGCTCCTCGTCAACGCCCTCCGCCACTGCGGCCTCGCGGCGCGCTTCGTCTCCGGCTACCTCATTCAGCTCAAGGCCGATCAGAAATCCCTCGACGGCCCCAGCGGCGCCGAAACCGACTTCACCGACCTCCACGCCTGGTGCGAGGTCTACCTCCCCGGCGCCGGCTGGATCGGCCTCGACCCGACGTCCGGCCTCCTCGCCGGCGAGGGCCACATTCCCCTCGCCTGCTCGCCCGAACCCTCCAGCGCCGCGGCCATCAGCGGCGGCGTGGACGAGTGCGAAACCGAGTTCGACTTCGCCATGGCCGTCACGCGCGTCCACGAGTCCCCGCGCGTCACCAAGCCCTACACCGAGGAACAGTGGACGAAGATCGAGGCCCTCGGCCACCAGATCGACGCCGAGCTCACCAAGAACGACGTGCGCCTCACCATGGGCGGCGAGCCGACGTTCATCTCCCTCGACGATCCCGACGGCCCCGAGTGGAACTTCGTCGCCGCCTCCCACCGCAAGCGCGTCCTCTCCGGCCAGCTCATCAAGCGCCTCCGCACCAAGTTCGCCCCCGGCGCCCTCCTCCACTACGGCCAGGGCAAGTGGTATCCCGGCGAACAGCTCCCGCGCTGGGCCCTCTCCGCCTACTGGCGCAAGGACGGCGTCCCGATCTGGCACGACGACTCGCTCATCGCCGACGAATCCAAGAACTACGGCCACGGCCCCAAGGAGGCCAAGGAACTCGCCTCCCGCCTCGCCCGCACGCTCGGCGTCAATCCCGCCCATCTCATTCCGGGTTACGAGGACGCCTTCTACTACACCTGGAAGGAGCGCCGCCTGCCCTCCAATGTCACGCCCGAGAAAACCAACCTCAAGGACAAGCTCGAGCGCGAACGCATCGCCCGCATTTTCCAGGAAGGCCTCGGCACCGTCGTCGGCTACGCCCTGCCCATCAAGCGCGCCACCGTGGGCAACCAGACGGGCTGGATGTCCGGCTCGTGGTTCCTGCGCGACGACGAGACGCTTTGGCTGATCCCCGGTGACTCGTGCATGGGCCTGCGCCTGCCGCTCGATTCCGTACCGTGGGTCGCCGACAAGGACTACCCTTGGAATTGGCAGCAGGATCCCTCCGCCACCCTCGGCGCCCTACCCAAGGAAACGCCCCACGACCGCCGCCGCCTCGCCGCGCTCCGCGCCGGCCAGCGCATCCTCAGCGGCGGCGGCGCGGCCCTGCCCGCCGGCTACGGCCCCGGCCAGCGCGCCCAGGATCCCGAAAATCTCCCGCCCCTGCCGCCCCCCAACCTCGACCCGAATCGCCGCCCGCAGCCGGGCGAGAGCGCGCCGTGGATCATCCGCACCGCTCTCTGCGTGCAGCCGCGCGACGGCCGCCTCCACGTCTTCATGCCGCCGGTCAGCACGACCGAGGATTACCTCGACCTGATCTCCGGCATCGAGGCCACTGTCACCGAGATGGGCGTGCCCGTCATCATCGAGGGCGAGACCCCGCCGAAGGACCCGCGCCTCAACAAGCTCGCCGTCACCCCCGACCCCGGCGTCATTGAGGTCAACATGCACCCGAGCAAGACTTGGGACGAACTCGTTGAGCGCACCACCGTGCTCTACGAAGAGGCGCGGCAGACGCGTCTTGGCACCGAGAAGTTCATGCTCGACGGCCGCCACTCCGGCACCGGCGGCGGCAACCACATCATCATCGGCGGCGAGACTCCCGGCGACTCGCCTGTCCTGCGCCGCCCCGACCTGCTGCGCTCGCTCCTCGCGTACTGGCAGAATCACCCGTCGCTCAGCTGGCTGTTCTCCGGCCTGTTCATCGGCCCGACCTCGCAGGCCCCGCGCATCGACGAAGCGCGCAACGACGCCCTCTACGAACTGGAGGTCGCGTTCAAGGAGATGGACCGCCAGCTCGGCACCTTCAACAGCGTGCCGCCGTGGATGGTCGACCGCCTCTTCCGCAACCTCCTCACCGACGCCACCGGCAACACCCACCGCAGCGAGTTCAGCATCGACAAGCTCTACGCCCCCGAGGGCCCGACCGGCCGCCTCGGTCTGGTCGAGATGCGCGCCTTCGAGATGCCGCCGCATGCCCGCATGAGCCTCGCCCAGCACCTCCTGCTGCGCGGCCTCGTGAACAAGTTCTGGAAGGAGCCGTACAAGAACGGCCTCGTCCGCTGGGGCACCGACATCCACGACCGCTGGATGCTGCCGCACTTCAACAAGACGGACTTCAACGAGGTCATCCGCGACCTGCGCCTCGACGGCCAGCCCTTCGAGGCCGGCTGGTTCGACCCCCACTTCGAGTTCCGTTTCCCGCGCGTCGGTGAGTTCAGTGTGCGCGACGTCAAGGTCGAGCTCCGCGCCGCCCTCGAGCCGTGGCATGTGCTCGGCGAGGAACCTGGCCCCGGCGGCACCGTGCGTTACGTCGACAGCTCCCTCGAGCGCCTGCAGGTCAAGGCCACCGGCCTCACCGGCGACCGCTTCGTGCTCACAGCCAACGGCCACCGCGTCCCGCTCCACCCGACCGGCGTCAACGGCGAGGGCGTGGCCGGCGTGCGTTACCGCGCCTGGCAGCCGCCCGAGTGCCTGCACCCCACGATTCCCTCGCATGCGCCCGTGGTGTTCGACCTCGTGGATACCTGGAACAAGCGCTCGCTCGGCGGCTGCACTTACTATGTCGCCCACCCCGGCGGCCGCAGCTACGAGACTTTCCCGGTGAACTCCTACGAGGCCGAGAGCCGCCGCCTCGCCCGCTTCCAGGGCATCGGCCACACCCCCGGCGGCATGCGCCCCGCGATCCCGGCATCCACCTCGCGCGAGTTGCCCTTCACCCTCGACCTGCGGAATCCGTAG
- a CDS encoding TonB family protein produces MKIPHALLLAALLVPAVPVLAQFESARLAPDNAMPPFPAALQMSGITRGYAVVAVSIDPEGKVQEALPLAHTHPRIAETALAALREWQFLPARLDGLPVPVQTEMRIDFTLEGAVITSNAVNHFFFDGFENAGDLSASRQLCPANQLDRAPQRLAGDAPRYALDAGKAGVHGRVQVHFYIDERGAVRMAAAQPAAGTHPYLMEQAVRAVRDWKFAPPTSRGRPVLVAAVQEFDFGGGR; encoded by the coding sequence ATGAAAATTCCCCATGCACTTCTGCTCGCCGCGCTGCTCGTCCCCGCGGTTCCGGTCCTGGCTCAGTTCGAGTCCGCCCGGTTGGCTCCCGACAATGCCATGCCGCCGTTCCCGGCCGCCCTGCAGATGTCCGGCATCACCCGCGGCTACGCGGTCGTCGCCGTCAGCATCGATCCCGAGGGCAAAGTGCAGGAGGCGCTGCCGCTGGCCCACACGCATCCGCGGATTGCCGAGACGGCCCTGGCCGCCCTGCGCGAGTGGCAGTTCCTGCCCGCGCGCCTCGACGGCCTGCCCGTGCCGGTGCAGACGGAGATGCGGATCGATTTCACGCTCGAGGGGGCCGTGATCACGTCGAACGCGGTCAACCACTTCTTCTTCGACGGTTTTGAGAATGCCGGCGATCTGAGCGCCTCGCGCCAGCTCTGTCCCGCGAACCAACTCGACCGCGCGCCGCAGCGCCTCGCGGGCGACGCACCGCGGTACGCCCTCGACGCCGGGAAGGCGGGCGTCCACGGCCGGGTGCAGGTCCACTTCTACATCGATGAACGCGGGGCCGTGCGGATGGCCGCGGCGCAGCCCGCCGCCGGCACCCATCCCTACCTGATGGAACAGGCCGTGCGGGCGGTGCGCGACTGGAAGTTCGCGCCCCCCACCAGCCGCGGCCGGCCGGTGCTCGTCGCGGCGGTGCAGGAATTTGATTTCGGCGGCGGGCGGTGA
- a CDS encoding circularly permuted type 2 ATP-grasp protein: protein MPAPASSARSVLHGYAPKGSRYDECVDAAGHLRPAWAQFFSHLSGNPTAALQAAHEAGHRAIVEQDVNMNVYRGERAGSQLWPLDVLPLLIGAGEWETLTRGLRQRAHLFNELLLDLYGDQKLLRGGLIPPAVAMHNPHFLRPCVGLGRGSPTYLHTLAVDVARSSDGRWWVIEDRLDAPSGLGYSLQNRIITRQALADVFHRAPVQRLYRFFHDYRQSLEHLAPQSADPRIVLLSPGPANETYFEQAYLSSYLGYTLVEGEDLTTRNRKVYLRTVGGLQQVDVVLRRLDSEFCDPLELDPHSLLGVPGLIHAAHHRNVALANQPGCRALETPALLGFLAPLCRHVLGEELQLPNAATWWCGQDKPRDYVLNHLADLVVKPTFRTRDSAPPRYGAWMGKSARATLADEIRANPAGWCAQERVFHSTTPGWHEGALRPMPFITRLYVSWHDGDYTVMPGGLTRCNPRGEDMIVSLQQGSVSKDTWILHEGLPHDPPILLSPRPTETLRHPATTPSRTANNFFWLGRYLERAGALARRLEKIDALLHDEIALLDPAVPRDTLALIFRMQDLPAAGDGRPLDQLATAARQAADDPNRPSSLAATVANLVRLLETLKVRLPHEAWQMIRHLRQRRKAGDTVACAWLRQHLTALEGLTLESMPHDTGWHFLQLGRRLERSRQLLDLLQALLPVAADKTPTEFRLQTLLHLADALFTYRHAYHGAVDSAAVIDWLVVSPDNPRSLRYQADEINRHLGVLPTDLAPRSVAALRLQSMRVLGQVRLNDAAHLAAHPDEALQLFREQQSHLATVSDELSHIYFSHAESR from the coding sequence ATGCCCGCGCCCGCCTCCAGCGCCCGTTCCGTCCTGCACGGTTATGCCCCCAAGGGCAGCCGGTACGACGAATGCGTTGATGCGGCCGGCCACCTGCGCCCGGCCTGGGCGCAGTTTTTCAGCCACCTCTCCGGCAACCCCACCGCCGCCCTCCAGGCCGCCCATGAGGCCGGCCACCGCGCCATCGTCGAGCAGGACGTGAACATGAACGTCTACCGCGGCGAACGCGCGGGCAGCCAGCTCTGGCCCCTCGACGTGCTCCCGCTGCTCATCGGCGCCGGCGAGTGGGAAACCCTCACCCGCGGCCTCCGCCAGCGCGCCCACCTCTTCAACGAACTGCTGCTCGATCTCTACGGCGACCAGAAGCTCCTCCGCGGCGGCCTCATCCCGCCCGCCGTGGCGATGCACAACCCGCACTTCCTCCGTCCCTGCGTCGGCCTCGGTCGCGGCTCGCCGACCTACCTCCACACCCTCGCCGTCGACGTCGCCCGCTCCTCCGACGGCCGCTGGTGGGTGATTGAGGACCGCCTCGACGCGCCCTCCGGCCTCGGCTACTCGCTGCAGAACCGCATCATCACGCGCCAGGCCCTGGCCGACGTCTTCCACCGCGCGCCCGTCCAGCGGCTCTACCGCTTCTTCCACGACTACCGCCAGTCCCTCGAGCACCTCGCCCCCCAGAGCGCCGACCCGCGCATCGTCCTCCTCTCGCCCGGCCCGGCCAACGAGACATACTTCGAGCAGGCCTACCTCTCCAGCTACCTCGGCTACACGCTGGTCGAGGGCGAGGACCTCACCACCCGCAACCGCAAGGTCTACCTCCGTACCGTCGGCGGCCTGCAGCAGGTCGACGTCGTGTTGCGCCGCCTCGACTCCGAGTTCTGCGACCCGCTCGAGCTCGACCCTCATTCCCTGCTCGGCGTCCCCGGCCTCATCCACGCCGCCCACCACCGCAACGTCGCGCTGGCCAACCAGCCCGGCTGCCGCGCCCTCGAGACCCCCGCGCTGCTGGGTTTCCTCGCACCGCTGTGCCGCCACGTCCTCGGCGAGGAACTGCAGCTCCCCAACGCCGCCACCTGGTGGTGCGGCCAGGACAAGCCCCGCGACTACGTCCTCAACCACCTCGCCGACCTCGTCGTCAAACCCACTTTCCGCACCCGCGACTCCGCCCCGCCCCGCTACGGCGCGTGGATGGGCAAGTCCGCCCGCGCCACGCTGGCCGACGAGATCCGCGCCAACCCCGCCGGCTGGTGCGCCCAGGAACGCGTCTTCCACAGCACCACCCCAGGCTGGCACGAGGGCGCCCTCCGCCCGATGCCGTTCATCACCCGCCTCTATGTTTCGTGGCACGACGGCGACTACACCGTGATGCCCGGCGGCCTCACCCGCTGCAACCCGCGCGGCGAGGACATGATCGTCTCCCTCCAGCAGGGCAGCGTGAGCAAGGACACCTGGATCCTCCACGAGGGCCTGCCGCACGACCCGCCGATTTTGCTCAGCCCGCGCCCGACGGAGACACTGCGCCACCCCGCGACCACCCCGAGCCGCACCGCCAACAACTTTTTCTGGCTCGGCCGCTACCTCGAGCGCGCCGGCGCCCTCGCCCGCCGCCTGGAAAAGATCGACGCTCTCCTCCACGACGAGATCGCCCTCCTCGACCCGGCCGTGCCCCGCGACACGCTCGCCCTCATCTTCCGCATGCAGGACCTGCCGGCGGCCGGCGACGGCCGCCCGCTCGACCAACTCGCGACCGCCGCCCGCCAGGCCGCCGACGACCCGAACCGGCCCTCCAGCCTCGCCGCCACCGTCGCCAACCTCGTGCGCCTGCTGGAGACCCTCAAGGTCCGCCTGCCCCACGAGGCCTGGCAGATGATCCGCCACCTGCGCCAGCGCCGCAAGGCGGGCGACACCGTCGCCTGCGCCTGGCTCCGGCAGCACCTCACGGCCCTTGAGGGCCTCACCCTCGAGTCCATGCCGCACGACACCGGCTGGCACTTCCTCCAGCTCGGCCGCCGCCTCGAGCGTTCCCGCCAACTGCTCGACCTGCTGCAGGCCCTGCTCCCCGTCGCCGCCGACAAGACCCCGACCGAGTTCCGCCTGCAGACCCTGCTGCACCTCGCCGACGCCCTCTTCACCTACCGTCACGCCTACCACGGCGCCGTGGACTCCGCGGCCGTCATCGACTGGCTGGTCGTCTCCCCCGACAACCCGCGCAGCCTCCGCTATCAGGCCGACGAGATCAACCGCCACCTCGGCGTCCTGCCCACCGATCTCGCCCCGCGCAGCGTCGCCGCCCTGCGCCTCCAGTCGATGCGCGTGCTCGGCCAGGTCCGCCTCAACGATGCCGCCCACCTCGCCGCCCACCCGGACGAGGCCCTGCAGCTCTTCCGCGAGCAACAGTCGCACCTCGCCACCGTGAGCGACGAGCTGAGCCACATCTACTTCTCCCACGCGGAGAGCCGGTGA
- a CDS encoding hybrid sensor histidine kinase/response regulator → MATKPSTATAALRTQKLQLELIFNSARDMMLLAEVDATDLIRVVTVNRPYLETVRAAGYALSAQDFEGRSFADVQAQFGFDAETVGRMRERYEQVIRSGQLLEFEEVTRAPTGVFHGRTTLTPILDAAGACTHVLYSSQDVTAWKQAEQERARSEQMLRAILDHSFQFIGLLDPAGRLLRANQTSLDAVGVRQEQVVGNYFWDTPWWSHDPAEQARLRAAIGRAARGEFVRYETTHPAADGRLLTMDFSLKPVRDEQGAVVAIIPEGRDITESRRAEQALRESEEKFARIFRASPDAMSVHELDTGRYVDVNEGFLRLFDCRRETVIGRTPLELGLWSESLERQGFVEQLRVEGSVRGHPVIIGMKGGRQRRCELSAERIEIDGRPHNVSVLRDITDRLAAEQALRESEEKFAKAFRSSPQPLIISEIATGRYIDVNLGFERVSGYSRADVIGRSSLETGIWENLADRQALFARLQEEGRVRDMELNFRRKDGGRLVTRCSFETIELAGVRCMLSTITDITEQRQAETQKASLEAQLQQNQKLEALGTLAGGIAHDFNNILTAIIINQELALMDLDQPADLRRRLDEIGLASNRAKELVRQILTFSRQQQHERLRQPLQMIIREALGLLRASLPATIEISQDMAPDAPPVLADAGQVHQVVMNLCTNAAHAMRDRPGRLTVRLALCRLEPADCVPRPGLQPGPHARLTIADTGHGMDATVLARIFEPFFTTKGPGEGTGLGLPMVHGIMKSHDGAIFVQSQPGEGTTFELYFPAAPATDSAVREPVAGLVPGQGESVLLVDDEEAIGQAVGAMLRRIGYHVEIYEDPREALACVQARPGQFSLLLTDRTMPHLSGPELIQLARTVRPDLPVLLMSGMSGSNPPDGAEAEAGYGLVEKPIDIAELSRTVRRALDLTPHP, encoded by the coding sequence ATGGCCACTAAGCCATCCACTGCCACGGCCGCCCTGCGGACGCAAAAGCTCCAGCTCGAGCTGATCTTCAACAGCGCGCGCGACATGATGCTGCTGGCGGAGGTGGACGCGACGGACCTGATCCGGGTGGTCACGGTCAACCGCCCCTACCTCGAGACCGTCCGCGCCGCCGGCTATGCCCTCTCGGCGCAGGATTTTGAGGGTCGCAGCTTCGCGGACGTGCAGGCGCAGTTCGGTTTTGACGCCGAGACGGTTGGGCGGATGCGGGAGCGTTACGAGCAGGTGATCCGGAGCGGGCAGCTGCTGGAATTCGAGGAGGTCACGCGGGCGCCGACGGGGGTGTTCCATGGCCGCACCACCCTGACGCCGATCCTGGACGCGGCCGGCGCCTGCACGCATGTGCTCTATTCCTCGCAGGATGTGACCGCCTGGAAACAGGCGGAGCAGGAGCGGGCCCGGAGCGAGCAGATGTTGCGCGCCATCCTGGACCACAGTTTCCAGTTCATCGGTCTGCTCGACCCGGCGGGCCGGCTGCTGCGCGCCAACCAGACCTCGCTGGATGCGGTGGGGGTGAGGCAGGAGCAGGTGGTGGGGAATTATTTCTGGGACACCCCCTGGTGGAGCCACGACCCGGCCGAGCAGGCGCGGCTGCGCGCGGCGATCGGCCGGGCGGCCCGCGGGGAATTTGTGCGCTACGAGACCACGCATCCGGCGGCGGACGGGCGGCTGCTGACCATGGATTTTTCCCTCAAGCCCGTGCGCGACGAGCAGGGTGCGGTGGTGGCGATCATCCCCGAAGGGCGGGACATTACCGAGAGCCGGCGGGCCGAGCAGGCGCTGCGCGAGTCGGAGGAGAAGTTCGCCCGGATCTTCCGGGCCAGCCCGGATGCGATGTCGGTGCATGAGCTGGACACCGGGCGCTACGTCGACGTCAACGAGGGTTTCCTCCGGCTGTTCGACTGCCGGCGCGAGACAGTGATCGGCCGCACGCCGTTGGAGCTGGGCCTGTGGTCGGAGAGCCTGGAGCGCCAGGGTTTTGTCGAGCAGCTGCGGGTCGAGGGTTCCGTGCGCGGCCATCCCGTGATCATCGGGATGAAGGGCGGCCGCCAGCGCCGGTGCGAGCTCTCGGCCGAGCGCATTGAGATCGACGGGCGGCCGCACAACGTCTCGGTGCTGCGCGACATCACCGACCGCCTGGCCGCGGAGCAGGCCCTGCGGGAGTCGGAGGAGAAATTCGCCAAGGCCTTCCGGTCCAGCCCGCAGCCGCTGATCATCTCGGAAATCGCCACGGGGCGCTACATCGACGTGAACCTGGGTTTCGAGCGTGTCAGCGGGTACAGCCGGGCGGATGTCATCGGACGATCCTCGCTGGAGACCGGCATCTGGGAGAACCTGGCGGACCGGCAGGCCCTGTTCGCCCGGTTACAGGAGGAGGGCCGCGTGCGCGACATGGAGCTCAATTTCCGCCGGAAGGATGGCGGTCGGTTGGTCACGCGCTGCTCCTTTGAGACGATCGAGCTGGCCGGCGTCCGGTGCATGCTGAGCACGATCACCGACATCACGGAGCAGCGCCAGGCCGAGACGCAGAAGGCGTCGCTCGAGGCCCAACTGCAGCAGAACCAGAAGCTCGAGGCGCTGGGCACCCTGGCCGGCGGCATCGCGCACGATTTCAACAACATCCTCACGGCCATCATCATCAACCAGGAGCTGGCGCTGATGGATCTGGACCAGCCGGCGGACCTGCGCCGGCGGCTGGATGAGATCGGCCTGGCGAGCAACCGCGCGAAAGAACTGGTGCGCCAGATCCTGACCTTCAGCCGCCAGCAGCAGCATGAGCGGTTGCGGCAGCCGTTGCAGATGATCATCCGGGAGGCCCTGGGCCTGCTGCGCGCCTCGTTGCCGGCGACGATCGAGATCAGTCAGGACATGGCCCCCGACGCGCCGCCCGTGCTCGCCGATGCCGGCCAGGTCCACCAGGTGGTGATGAACCTGTGCACCAATGCCGCCCACGCCATGCGCGACCGGCCCGGCCGGCTGACCGTGCGGCTGGCCCTGTGCCGGCTGGAGCCGGCCGACTGTGTCCCCCGGCCGGGCTTGCAGCCGGGACCCCACGCGCGGCTGACGATTGCCGACACCGGACACGGCATGGACGCCACGGTGCTGGCGCGGATCTTCGAACCCTTTTTCACGACCAAGGGCCCGGGCGAGGGGACCGGCCTCGGGCTGCCCATGGTGCATGGCATCATGAAGAGCCACGACGGGGCCATCTTCGTGCAAAGCCAACCGGGGGAGGGCACCACGTTTGAGCTTTATTTTCCCGCGGCTCCGGCGACGGATAGCGCCGTGCGTGAGCCGGTGGCGGGCCTGGTGCCCGGGCAGGGCGAGTCCGTGCTGCTGGTGGATGACGAGGAAGCGATCGGCCAGGCCGTCGGCGCCATGCTGCGGCGGATCGGCTACCACGTGGAGATTTACGAGGATCCCCGGGAGGCGCTGGCCTGTGTCCAGGCGCGACCCGGGCAGTTCAGCCTGTTGCTGACCGACCGGACGATGCCGCACCTGTCAGGACCGGAGCTGATCCAGCTGGCCCGCACCGTCCGGCCGGACCTGCCGGTCCT